The Myxococcus virescens DNA segment GTACTGTTCGTCGGGCCAGCCGGCCACGGGGCCGAGCTTCAAGTCATCGGGCACCTGGGGCCACTCGGGGCGATACTCCTCGATGGCGCCAATCTCGAAGTACGCGAGCACCTGCTTGCCCTTGGCCTTGAGCGCGCTGATTTCGGCAGCGGTGAACCAGCCATCGGAGCCGTCGCGCGACAGCTCGACGATGGCGAGGTCGAACTTCGAGTCGGCAATGGTGTCGAGCTTCCCCTGGGGATAGTTCGTGAGCTGGTAGGTGAAGCTTTGGACGCCCTCCCACGACACGGGCGTGCCGGCGTCGGTCCCCGTTCCCGCGTCGGAGGAGGTGCCCGCGTCGCCAGGGGTGCCCGCGTCCGTGGGAGTCCCCGCGTCCGTGGGAGTCCCCGCGTCCGATGCGGCGACCTGGATGCGCACCACGAGCAGGTCCAGCAGCGACGCATCCGCCGTGGACGTCGTGCGGTAGCGCAGCTGCACCGGGCCTCCGCTGACGAAGCGCTGGGGAGACGTCAGCGCGAGCGACGTGGCGGTCCACCTCCAGGACTGCGCGAAGGTGTTGTCGCCCACCAGCACCCAGGCGCCCGCCGTGTAGTCCCACGCCTCGAACAGCCAGCGCATCTGCGACTTGAGGGGCCCTCGATAGTTGATGCCCACCTCGGCGGCGACGACGTCGGCGGCGCCCACGTCCGCGGGGAGCGCGTACGTGCACGTGGCGGAGGTGCCGGGGAAGAACTCGACGTACTCCGCCCAGCGGTCCTGCGTGCCCGACAACGTCTGCGTGTGCAGCCCCTGGACGGTCTGCCCCGAGCCGATGGAGCCGCTTTCGACCTGGAGACTGGTGCACGTCAAGGTCCGGGTAGCCGCGAGGACGGCCGTGTCCTCGCCCCGCTCCGCGCTGTCCGCGCTTCCGGAGGCACCACCACAGGCGAACAGCGCGATGCACCACAGACTCGTCCACCCTACTACCGCGACTCGCATGTGCGCTCCCTGTCGCCAGAGCCGGGCCCCGACCCGATGTCGATGCGCTCGGCGAACATGGCGGGCTTTAACTGCAGGCGCCCGGAATCAGCAACGCGATGTGGCGCGCGACACGCGACATTCAGCCATCTCCTGGAACATTCGTTCCTGTCTGGATGGAGTGGTGCGTTGCAGGTGATGGGGCCTGGCCTCGGGTGGAAGGTACAGGCGACCGCCGGAGCCAACGAGGCCGATGCTGGCCTCGGACAGGAAGTGGAATAGGCTTGCCCCAAGGCAATCTCCCTCAGGAAGACTCCTCTTGGACCTCCCCTTGACTCCTGCCCTGCGCATCAACCTGGGCAAGCGCGCTGGTGTCACCGGCGGCCTCCTGGGCGTGCTGTGCGTGTGCGTCGAATTCTGTTTTCTGTTTCCCCACTTGCTGGTGTCCAACGACGGCCGGGCCTTCTACGTGGAGCACCTGGGCGTGTTCCGGGGCATCCTCCAGGCCGCCATCGTCGCCACCTTCGCGCTGGGCGCATTCAGCGTGCTCACCTTGCGCTCCAAGGCGCATGGCGGCATCGCCATGCTGCTCGCGCTGGTGGCCATGCTGCTGGGCGGCAGCCAGGCGGAGCCACTCACCCACCAGCCGCGGGCGCTGAGCGCGGGCCTGGACTATTTCGCGCTGGAGCTCCTCGTGTTGGGGCTCCTGTTCATCCCCATGGAGCGGCTGTGGGGGCTCCACCCGCAGCGCATCTTCCGCGAAGGCTGGCAGACAGACCTCAAGCACTTCTTTGTCAGCCACGTGGGCGTACAGCTCATCTCCTTCGCGGTGATGATTCCGGTGCAGGTCTTCTTCTCCTGGGCGGTGCGCATGGACTTCCAGGCCCATGTGGCCGCGCAGCCCGTGTGGCTGCAATTCTTCGAAGTCCTCCTGGTGGTGGACCTGGTGAGTTACTGGGTGCACCGCGCCTTCCACCAGGTGCCGTGGATGTGGAAGTTCCACGCCATCCACCACTCCAGTCAGCAGATGGACTGGCTGGCCAGCTCGCGTTCTCACCTGGTGGACGTGCTCGTCAACCGGTTCGCGGGGTTCATACCGGTGTTCCTGCTGGGCTTCAGCCCAGCCGCCATCTATGGCTACCTCGTTTTCGTGTCCTTCCACGCCGTCTACATCCACGCCAACGTGAGCCACCGCTGGCCCTATCTCCGTTGGGTGTTCGCGACGCCTGAATTCCACCACTGGCACCACACGTCTGACGAGGAAGGCATCGACAAGAACTTCGCTGTCTTCCTGTCCTTCATTGATGCGATTTTCGGCACCGCGCATCTGCCCGAGCACTGGCCGTCGCGGTATGGAACGACGAAGTTCCAGCCTCCAGAGACCTACCTGGGTCAGCTCGCCTATCCGTTCCGACGGCACGAAGAAACGCCTTACGGATAGAATTGAAACTCGATTCCGGGTTCAAACGCGATGGCCGTCTTCTGTGTCGTCGGTGTCCGCATGGGCGCCTGCTCCGCCCATTCCGACGCCTCCAGCGCCACCACCGCCGGCACCTCCGCCGCCGCCCCCTCTTCCGCCCCCCTTGTCGCCGCCCTTGCCCCCTCCTCCGCCGCTGGGACGCAATGGGCCCTGGTCGGGAATCGCGAGTCCGTGGGGGATGGGCTCGAGGTCGAGCGCCCGGCGGATGAAATCGCGCAGCGATACGACCAGCCGCGCGGTGCCGACCTTGCGCCCGGCGACCATGTCCGCGGCAGCCTCCGCGGCGAGCCGCACCTGCTCCTCGGTGCCGAGCAGCATCACATCCGACAGCGCCGCCTCGACCGCGTCGCGCGTGCGCCGACGGCGTTCGAGCGCCGGGTGGTCGAGCGACGACGCCAGC contains these protein-coding regions:
- a CDS encoding endo alpha-1,4 polygalactosaminidase, which codes for MRVAVVGWTSLWCIALFACGGASGSADSAERGEDTAVLAATRTLTCTSLQVESGSIGSGQTVQGLHTQTLSGTQDRWAEYVEFFPGTSATCTYALPADVGAADVVAAEVGINYRGPLKSQMRWLFEAWDYTAGAWVLVGDNTFAQSWRWTATSLALTSPQRFVSGGPVQLRYRTTSTADASLLDLLVVRIQVAASDAGTPTDAGTPTDAGTPGDAGTSSDAGTGTDAGTPVSWEGVQSFTYQLTNYPQGKLDTIADSKFDLAIVELSRDGSDGWFTAAEISALKAKGKQVLAYFEIGAIEEYRPEWPQVPDDLKLGPVAGWPDEQYVKYWDERWWPIVQGRIDQALAAGFTGCYLDMVVTYEEIPANAAGTNRADLARKMVALIARINQYAKARNPAFKVMPQNSPELVDDPAYLPAIDGLGMEDMYWSDDNACDEGWCEENRTNAARVRAAGKLVLSTDYAIQAEHVADAYTRSRAAGFVPYVSVRALDRMTVNAGWDPQ
- a CDS encoding sterol desaturase family protein, producing MDLPLTPALRINLGKRAGVTGGLLGVLCVCVEFCFLFPHLLVSNDGRAFYVEHLGVFRGILQAAIVATFALGAFSVLTLRSKAHGGIAMLLALVAMLLGGSQAEPLTHQPRALSAGLDYFALELLVLGLLFIPMERLWGLHPQRIFREGWQTDLKHFFVSHVGVQLISFAVMIPVQVFFSWAVRMDFQAHVAAQPVWLQFFEVLLVVDLVSYWVHRAFHQVPWMWKFHAIHHSSQQMDWLASSRSHLVDVLVNRFAGFIPVFLLGFSPAAIYGYLVFVSFHAVYIHANVSHRWPYLRWVFATPEFHHWHHTSDEEGIDKNFAVFLSFIDAIFGTAHLPEHWPSRYGTTKFQPPETYLGQLAYPFRRHEETPYG